In the genome of Caulobacter flavus, the window TGCCCATGGCGAGGTGTCGGGCCTAGCGGAAACGCTTCACACCGAAGCGGTGAAAGTTCGCTTCGGGCAAACAGCCCAAGGGCGGACCGAAGAAATCAGCCGCTACCCCCGCCTCGATTGGGACGGGCTTTGCCCGACGCTGAGAGCAGGCACAGGCCGCGACAAGGGTAGCTTTCAGTCAATGCGACCGATCCACCCCTCCGAACCAAGGGTCATAACAGTGCGGGAAGCAGCTCGCCTTCAGGGCTTCCCAGACTGGTTCTGCTTCAGCTACGCGAAATGGCACAGCTTCCGCATGATCGGCAATAGCGTTTCGCCCATAGTTGCAAAGCACCTCCTTAGCGAGATAAAGCATAGATTGATTTCCAACGATTCCTCGCGCGAACGTGCTGGCGCGACCGGAGGCTGACCTATCGACGACAAGCCCGATTTCGCTGCGCCATCGACCTTCACCGTAAACCGCGGGGTCGATCCCAGTTATCTGCAGAGCGTGCTCACCAAGGACATCACGACCCTGGAGAGCATCTATGACCTGATCGACAACTCCATCGACGCCGCGCGCGACAAGCTATTGTCGCGACCGCCCGTTTCCACAGACAAATACGGCCTTCCTGCAGATTATTCGGGCTACAGGATCGCGTTACGCTTCGCTTCAGACTCGATTTCTTTACTTGATAACTGCTCTGGCATTGACCAGAATACGCTGATCAACAGAGCCTTTGTGACAGGATCACTATCCTCTCACAGCTATGGGATCGGTCACTTCGGCATTGGACTGAAGCGCGCCCTGCTTCGCCTTGGGAAATCTTACGCGATCTCGACCGATACGGGCGATTTCGCTGCAAAGCTACGCTTTTCCGACGGTAACGAGGGCAATCTCGAAGCGATCCGCGGGCCTTCGTCGGGCAGCCCAAAGATGTTGGTGCGGGTTTCCGATCTGCGAACGAGCGTGCGACAGGAGCTGACAGGCGGTGCCTGGAAGACATCCGTGCTAAGATCGCTCTCCCGCCGATATGGGCTTTATATCGCCAAGGGCTTGCAGATCACCGTTCAGGGCTCCCGCGTCGAGCCCTTCGGCCCCCAGTTTCGCCGTACTGGCCCCGTTGCGACACAAGCATCGCACTTCGACCTACCTGATGGTGGCGAGGCATTTATCGATGCCGGCATGCACGAGGGCTATCATCTAACCGATGAGCCCGGATACGATAAAAAGCGGATCGCAGACCTGACTGATCAATACGGTTGGTACTTCGTTTGCAACGATCGCATCATTCGCATTGCTACGCACGAACCTGAACTAGGCTGGACCGCCAACTGGCACCAAGAGTATTATGGCTTTGTCGGCTGGGTCCGCTTTGTATCCGAAGATGCTGAGCTTTTGCCTTGGGATACAAAGAAATCTTCAATTGATACCAGTTCAGCGGCTTTCCGCGCGATTCAAGGAAAGCTGCAGGCATTTGCCGATGCATACAAAACTGAAGGCCGCAAGGCACGCAAGGAGCGTCCTACCGACAGCGAAAGCCCAAGCAAACCGAAAGACGGAAAGAAAGGCAAACGCGGAAGTAGCGGAAAGCCCAGCGACTCGACCGGCACCCCATCAGAGGAGCGTCCAGAGGCTGAGGACCACAACGAACATTGGTCCACGCTATTGCCCGACCTCACCGTTGAGCTCGACCACCCAAAGGTCAGAGCCTTGGCCTACGAAGCGCGAAAATTGCAGATTGAGCATTGCTACTCGGGGGCGATGCTCTTTCGATCGCTGATCGAAACTGCACTATTTGAAAATATCAAAAAGGCTGGACGTTACAGCGAAGTTCGCGAGAGCGTCTTCGCAGAACAAGCTGCATCAGGAAGGCCCTTTGACGACGCCCAAAAGAAAGGTTTCAGGCCGACCTTCCGCCATGCGCTCGATTGGTTGAACAAGCAGGACGACTATTTCCCCGATGAGGTTCGGCGTGAATGCGTAAATGCCAGAACAAAATTTGGAAAGCATTTGAGAGAACTAAATGGCGTGGTGCATGAAGGCGATCTTATTGATAGCGGTAAACTGAAGATCGTTAGAAATGACACGCTGCCGCTACTGCGCTTTTTGCTGTTAGCGCCCAAGCGAAACTCATAGGCATATATCTTTTCTGTGATGACTGACGGGCTTGAATCTGAAGCGCATCCCCCAACTCCGCGTGAATCCGCTCCCCAAGGATGGCCGGACCTGGCAGGTAGCTTTTCAAGGAAAGATCAGGGCTCCTAGCCTTACAGACGAGGCATCGTGCGAGCTGGGACTTGTAGAGGCCGGCTGGGACAACAGCCGCACCGCGCCGCAGACGCCACTTACTAGATCCGTCTGGATCGGCGTTGGCCAAATGGCGTTGCTCCCCGTCGGAAGCGTCTGGAAGGATGGACGCCCCGTTGAGCAGCCTCCTCGCCGGCGGATACAATTGGAGATCAGGGGGCTCGTGAAATGGCCACGCGACGCCTTTGGCCAACCCATCGCCTATCAATGGAGGCGCGATGAGCCCCCCGCGCCGGCATATCCGGCGCCAGGCTGCATCGATATGCCGATGTTTCCCGTCGTCGATGCTGGTGGTGACAAGTTCTGGGTCAGCCCATTGGAGCTAGCAAGGGCGACTTTCGGCGTCACAAGTCAATGGCTTCGACTGATGGTCGAGGGCGGCATTGAGCTGACCCCCGACCAACGAGGTTCGATCATCAATCTGAAGCGATCGGGCCGCGGTGAAGACGCCCGGTCGCTAGTCATCAGCGCTCACCGGCGCCTTGATGAGCTGGACATCCTGGCTGCGGCGCGGATATGCGCCGATCAAGGGCTGCGCCTGTCGTTCGAAAGCGTTGTGAAGGGCTTGCGCCGTAACGGTTTTGGCCGAGAGCCGCGGTACGTCTTCATGCCGTTTCCCTTCGAGAAGCCGAGCACCTGGTCGTGTGAACATCGCTGGGTGGTTGCCAGAACTGAGAATGGGCGCATCGCAAAGCGCCGGATGATCACCCGTATCCACGCAATCGACTACGACCTTGGCATCGACCACATCCATGTGCGCTACCCCGGCCGGACCGAAGCCCAGGAGGATGACGAGCTCAACGACACCAGCACCGGCCGCGTGCGTCTACGAGCCAAGGCTCCCGTCAGCGACGACCTTCGCGTGATCACAAGTCGCCCGAGCTGGTCGGCGCTGGAAGACCTGAACATCCCCTCACCTGCGATCCGCCTTGCCGGCAAATGGACAGTCGAGCAGACGCCCGTCTTTCTCGACGACCCAGGCGCCGCCAAAACCAAGCATGTCGCCCTGGACGATGAGATAGATACCGCAACGACCGCCGGGCCGGGCACGAAGTCGGAGCGAGGCAAGAGGCCCTCGATCCGAATTAACATCAAGGATGCGATCAAGGCCAAGATGGACACCCCACGCCCCCCTTCGGCTCGCATCACCTCCACCATCATCGCCCTGCAGCGCCTGGCGACCGACCTCAACCGCCAGCTCGACTTGATCGCGCCGGCCGACGAACTGGGCAATGATCCCATCGATGGCCTGTGGCGATACCCCGTAGATGCCAAGGGCAAACCTGGTTGGTCCCTCACCAGGGAAGGTCGCCCAAGGCGCGCCCTGGTGGCGCGGCTACAGAGCCAGTCAGGCTGGATCTACATCTTTGACGCGGAGCATCTCGACGCTGAAGTGATGGACGCCATCACTGGCGAAAGCCGGATTTCTGGGCAGGACGGGTACACCTGCCTGTGCATGGTCGCCGTCGGAAAAGGCGAACCGCTTCCTCCTGAAATGATCAGCGACTTTCTTTGGCACAATGCCGTCGCCAAGGGTGTGTGGAAGCGAGCGCCGCTGCACCTTCCCTGGCAGCGTCTTCCGCGGGCCAATGCCTGGTTCGAGGACCCGGCGACCTATGCCCGGCACATGGCCAAAATCGTCCGACGACTGGAAGGTGGCGCGTCGCAACATCACGGGGTCTAACCAGCCAGTGGGCGCCGACCTCGCCGCTCGGGCACGCCCCTCAGCGAATGGCGTGGGCCTGGAAGATAGCGTTCACTTCCTGGCAGTCTCCCACGAGACGCATGAGGTCTGCCTTGAGCACGGGTCGCCCCGTTCCCTGCAGATAGGCTAGGGCCGCGACGATCTCCTGCGTGCTTGGCTTGTAGAACCGAAGGGTCAGGTGCTCGTTGATCACGTCGGCAATGACGAACGGCGGATCATGAGCGTCGTGTAGGATCCAGCTCCTCCACATTCGGGCTTCCTGGCAAGCCTCTACCAAGCGCTCGGGCCAAGCCTTCATCAGCGGCGCGGCCAGGTCGAGAACACGATGGCGATCACCGACGCACATTTGCTCTATGCTGGTCTTTGCCCCCTTGGGAAACGATGAAGGGTCTCCACCATGACGTCGGGCGACGGCGTTGCGCAGTGCTTGGGACCGGACACCGAAGGACAAAGCCTTCACAACGATCCGCAAGGTGTCGAAGTAGAGGTGGCTCCAGCCAAGGATCTGCCCTCCTAGATGTCCCCAGCCACGCGCCAGGACGCTTTGCGCGCGGCGTTGCAGCTCAATGACCCGGCGGCTTGCCGGGATCAGACTGCCTTGGCGAAGATCCAAACCGCATCGAGGACAGAGGTGCAACGCTGCGGATCTGTGGGGCTCTAATGTCGATCCGCATTGATCGCAGCGATCGAGCAAGCGCAGCCCATGGTCGGGGCAGGTCGTAACGAAACCAACGCGCCAGGCGCGACGGAAGTAGACGTGCTCGGTAAAGCAAACAGGGCAGTATTGCAGGCCGCCTAGCCCTCTTACGCGGTGGCGCACGCCCACCTGCAGGATCCAAGCGTTCCTGCCGCCGGGGGCATATCGCTCGACGAGCTTGCCGTCATAGGCGGCCAAGGTGGTTTCCCAGGCGCGCTGGACCGGCACATCGACCTTCGCCGCCATGACGCCGACAATGCGCGGATCGGCCATGTTGTCGATGTCGCGGGTGAGCAGCGGCGGAACCGAGCGCCAGGTCGCATGAGCCAAGGTGTAGGGCTTGAGCGTCAGCCCGTGCGCAACGCGTAGAAACCAAGACGACAGCAACTCGTCGGGCCAAGGCGCCGGCCGATAGGGCCAGGGTCGTGATCGGGTGAGGTCGGGGCTTTCCTTCCAGTTACGAAAGACAGCCTCGGCCTCCTCGATCATCGCACTGACCGAACCACAGCCTCGGTAATGCGCTCCTCGCCAGTCTCGATGGCGGCGACCGCCGCGTCATGAAGTAGATTGGACAGCTCGCCAATCACCCCCTTTGAGAGCGAATAAAGACGCTCGGAAAGGCCTGCCTCGGCCAAGTCGCTGGGCCTGCGCAGCGGGATCAACCGATTGTAGGCACCAAGTATCTTGCGCCACTCGGCATCCATCTTCATGCGCTCGAGCTGGACGAAGTTGAAGCGGCGCAGAAGTTGATCTTCCTTCTCGAAAACCAACTTCACCCCCTCTGTCCCCGCCGCCACGATCGGTACGCCGGTCTCGTTGGTAAGGTTCTTGATCAGCACATTGAAGTGCAGCCGCTTATCGAAGCGGCCCGACAACGCATTGTGAAACTCATCCATGAGGATGACCTTGACCCCGCATTGCGCGATCAACCGCCTCACTAGCAGCTCCTTCTGCGCCAACCCCATGGAGGGAGACGGCCGAATGCCAAACTCGATGAGGAAGTTGTTATAGAGCTTGGTCTCGTCGCCCGCCGGCGGTGTCTGAATGCGGACCGTAGGCAGAACGGCCCAATCGCCGACTCCATCGAAATCCTCGGCTTCGACACGCTTGGCGTTGTCAGTACGAACACGTTTCTCCCAGCGCTCCAGGATCGTCGATTTTCCAACGCCAGACTCTCCATAAATCAGGAGATTGCGCGGTCGAAGCGACGGCGGCGTGACCAGGTAACGGTCAAGCGTCGCGACCAGGTTGTCAGCCGCCTTGTGGTTGATCCACATACCCCGCCATCGTTTGATGATGCGCTCCTCCACCGGGAGGTTCACCAACTCACGCGACTTGGGATGCAGGTGCTCATAATCCTGAGCGTTATCGACGGCGGTCTCGATCATTTTCATCAGATGTCCAAATCGCTGTCGTCATACTCGTCGCGGGTATCGATGGCGGGCGCCGTGGAAGGTGCGACGATCTTGCTCCCTGGATCGTGAGGAGACGGGCGGTCGCGTGCGATCGGCATGAAGTCCTCAGCCGCCTCGGTGGACACAGCCGCGGCGATCACAGCCTGCTCCCTACCGATCGCGACAGACTGACTGCGCCGGCGCTGATTTTGCCGCTGTGTCGTCCGTGTGAGCTTGCCGGCCTCCTCAAGGCGCGCAAGTCGCTCTCGCCGTTCCTTGCAGGCGTCAAAAATCTCCAGCTCGGTGTAGGATCGACGCCCCTGCTCCTTAAGCTCGGTGCGCACCGCACGAAACTCCCACTGACTCATCGGCAGGCCTTGGGAGTGGCGATAGGGGACAGTCAGATAGCGCTTGTTATCCGGGTCCCAAACGAAGGCTCGGCTGATGTCGCGCGGATCCCGACGCACAGTAAATTTGCCGCCCGGATGGCGCATGTAGCGATGGCGTAAAGCCACCAGTTCGTCGGAATCGTAACTGACCCGCTCCCATCTGACGCCATAGGCCTGGAGCGTTAGCTCCTTGAACGGCAGCAGTTCGATGCGGAGTCGTTCAAGATCGGCCGGCTCCTGGGGAAGTTCTCGAACCTGGCGGCCGTCCTCAAAGAAGCAGGATCGCCACTTTTGCAACGGCGTCAGCCCTCCGAGCGATGAATGCTCGGTGTTCATGTATTCCCAAAGGACGCTGAGGAGGTGCAGCTCCAAGTCTCGAAGCGTCAGGGCGGCTGTTTTGGCGCTATCCCGGCTTTGGCGCTCCTTGACGTTGGACCCGGTGGCGCCGGGGATGGATTTGACCTTCTTGGCCAGCGTTCCAAAGAACCGCTCGATGTGAGCGCCAAACTGGGGCCGTTTGACCGGCCGGTTGATCAGCTCGCGCTCCTCCTGTGAGAGGAAGCGGCGCAGCATGGTACCGCG includes:
- a CDS encoding ATP-binding protein codes for the protein MLTKDITTLESIYDLIDNSIDAARDKLLSRPPVSTDKYGLPADYSGYRIALRFASDSISLLDNCSGIDQNTLINRAFVTGSLSSHSYGIGHFGIGLKRALLRLGKSYAISTDTGDFAAKLRFSDGNEGNLEAIRGPSSGSPKMLVRVSDLRTSVRQELTGGAWKTSVLRSLSRRYGLYIAKGLQITVQGSRVEPFGPQFRRTGPVATQASHFDLPDGGEAFIDAGMHEGYHLTDEPGYDKKRIADLTDQYGWYFVCNDRIIRIATHEPELGWTANWHQEYYGFVGWVRFVSEDAELLPWDTKKSSIDTSSAAFRAIQGKLQAFADAYKTEGRKARKERPTDSESPSKPKDGKKGKRGSSGKPSDSTGTPSEERPEAEDHNEHWSTLLPDLTVELDHPKVRALAYEARKLQIEHCYSGAMLFRSLIETALFENIKKAGRYSEVRESVFAEQAASGRPFDDAQKKGFRPTFRHALDWLNKQDDYFPDEVRRECVNARTKFGKHLRELNGVVHEGDLIDSGKLKIVRNDTLPLLRFLLLAPKRNS
- a CDS encoding TniQ family protein produces the protein MIEEAEAVFRNWKESPDLTRSRPWPYRPAPWPDELLSSWFLRVAHGLTLKPYTLAHATWRSVPPLLTRDIDNMADPRIVGVMAAKVDVPVQRAWETTLAAYDGKLVERYAPGGRNAWILQVGVRHRVRGLGGLQYCPVCFTEHVYFRRAWRVGFVTTCPDHGLRLLDRCDQCGSTLEPHRSAALHLCPRCGLDLRQGSLIPASRRVIELQRRAQSVLARGWGHLGGQILGWSHLYFDTLRIVVKALSFGVRSQALRNAVARRHGGDPSSFPKGAKTSIEQMCVGDRHRVLDLAAPLMKAWPERLVEACQEARMWRSWILHDAHDPPFVIADVINEHLTLRFYKPSTQEIVAALAYLQGTGRPVLKADLMRLVGDCQEVNAIFQAHAIR
- a CDS encoding TniB family NTP-binding protein; this translates as MIETAVDNAQDYEHLHPKSRELVNLPVEERIIKRWRGMWINHKAADNLVATLDRYLVTPPSLRPRNLLIYGESGVGKSTILERWEKRVRTDNAKRVEAEDFDGVGDWAVLPTVRIQTPPAGDETKLYNNFLIEFGIRPSPSMGLAQKELLVRRLIAQCGVKVILMDEFHNALSGRFDKRLHFNVLIKNLTNETGVPIVAAGTEGVKLVFEKEDQLLRRFNFVQLERMKMDAEWRKILGAYNRLIPLRRPSDLAEAGLSERLYSLSKGVIGELSNLLHDAAVAAIETGEERITEAVVRSVR
- a CDS encoding Mu transposase C-terminal domain-containing protein — encoded protein: MKTASYSVGEELVVGGRVGRFMRIIDFDRYLVRFDGGDTRVVTSAEIGLEPTRLPPRQFDDCTPEEINEAFRWKDVLAPLLDGLVERGGKDAFVTKAAKALGVGRATVYRRIDQWNGDPISLLPGKRSGGVGQSRLGDERSALLAHLIEKQYLNRKQRNVYEFYKDFVEPAFKDARLGLPGIATVYRHVANVDPVLAVERRLGKRAARDARAKLMGKFPFGTEPLSCVQIDYWPYDVEIVDDVYRLPIGRPWLAMVIDTHTCMPCGFTLTLDDPSASVAGAAIFHAITRKEVWLREVGFDMTWPVWGLPQIVMADNAKEFRGTMLRRFLSQEERELINRPVKRPQFGAHIERFFGTLAKKVKSIPGATGSNVKERQSRDSAKTAALTLRDLELHLLSVLWEYMNTEHSSLGGLTPLQKWRSCFFEDGRQVRELPQEPADLERLRIELLPFKELTLQAYGVRWERVSYDSDELVALRHRYMRHPGGKFTVRRDPRDISRAFVWDPDNKRYLTVPYRHSQGLPMSQWEFRAVRTELKEQGRRSYTELEIFDACKERRERLARLEEAGKLTRTTQRQNQRRRSQSVAIGREQAVIAAAVSTEAAEDFMPIARDRPSPHDPGSKIVAPSTAPAIDTRDEYDDSDLDI